In Prunus dulcis chromosome 2, ALMONDv2, whole genome shotgun sequence, a single genomic region encodes these proteins:
- the LOC117617176 gene encoding zinc finger A20 and AN1 domain-containing stress-associated protein 8-like encodes MEHNETGCQAPPEAPKLCANNCGFFGSAATMNLCSKCHKDLVLKQEQAKVAAASIDCAVNGNPNDRGKEPIATVDVDVQAGSADLMLISTQASSTPSLDIKSEEKVKETPNRCGTCKKRVGLTGFNCRCGNLFCSLHRYSDKHNCPYDYRSAAQDAIAKANPVVKAEKLDKI; translated from the coding sequence atggagcaCAACGAGACAGGGTGTCAAGCTCCTCCTGAAGCTCCCAAGCTCTGTGCCAACAACTGCGGATTCTTTGGGAGTGCAGCAACAATGAATTTGTGTTCCAAATGCCACAAGGACTTGGTATTGAAGCAAGAACAGGCTAAAGTTGCTGCAGCATCCATTGATTGTGCTGTGAATGGCAATCCCAATGACAGAGGGAAGGAGCCTATTGCTACTGTTGATGTAGATGTACAAGCTGGGTCCGCAGATTTGATGCTCATCTCAACACAGGCTTCCTCTACTCCATCTTTGGACATTAAGAGTGAGGAGAAGGTGAAAGAGACTCCAAACAGGTGCGGAACTTGCAAGAAACGTGTTGGTCTAACCGGCTTCAATTGCCGTTGTGGAAATCTCTTTTGTTCACTCCATCGTTACTCAGATAAACACAACTGCCCCTATGATTACCGAAGTGCTGCTCAGGATGCTATAGCAAAAGCCAACCCGGTTGTGAAGGCCGAAAAGCTGGACAAAATCTGA